In Deltaproteobacteria bacterium, the genomic stretch GCATCCTGAGTTGGGTCCGGAAAATTTCTTTCACCGGCGATCTCCTGCTCGAGAACGCGGCTTCGGAAAATCCACTCCAGGAAGCGGAAAGGAGCCGGAACTACTTATTGGGTTTGGCCGGGGTTTGAGGCTGGTGGGCCTTACATCATCAAACAACGATTTATAGGAGAGAGAAATGAATGATTTAGCAATACCACCCCCAAAATTGACAGCGCCAACTACGACAACTGGCGTGCAGCTCATGAACGATATTCCTGATGTACCTAAAGCAGTTGGCCCTTATTCTCAGCTATCTATTGCGGGCGATACAATATATCTTTCCGGTCAGTTACCATTAGACCCTAAAACCGGAAAATTAGTCAGCGGCACGATTGAGGAGCAAACTGAACAAGTATTTAATAACATCGAGGCGGTGTTAAAAGGTGTAGGGTTGGGATTGATTGATGTTGCCCGTTCCAGCGTGTATCTCACTGATATGAGCACATTCCCGAATATGAACGCAATTTATGCAAAAAGATTTGGCGATAATAAACCAGCTCGAGAAACCATTGGAGTTAGTGCGCTTGCATTAGGAGCAGCCATTGAGATAACGGTTATTGCCCATAAAAGAAAAGAATAAAAAGTATGTCAGAGAAAATCGCATGATGCTTCATTTCCAATCATTGCTCTTTTGGACAGAAGCAATGCCTTATCAAAGAGCGCAGCGGGCGGCAAAATTAAGATTTTAATAAGCGCTTAAACATTGAACGGGGTTGGAATATGAAATTAAAGGGAAAAGTGGCCTTCCTGACGGCGGCAGCCGGGGCGGGGATCGGTCAGGCAGTCGCGCGCACGTTCGCACGGGAAGGCGCCTGCGTTGTTGTGACCGATGCGCACAGGGAGAGGGCGACTGCAGTAGCAGAGGCGATACGCGTGGAATACGGCACGGAAACCCTCGGCATGACATGCGATGCAGCAAACCGGGACGATGTTGAACGTACCGTGGGCGCAACCATTGA encodes the following:
- a CDS encoding Rid family detoxifying hydrolase, which codes for MNDLAIPPPKLTAPTTTTGVQLMNDIPDVPKAVGPYSQLSIAGDTIYLSGQLPLDPKTGKLVSGTIEEQTEQVFNNIEAVLKGVGLGLIDVARSSVYLTDMSTFPNMNAIYAKRFGDNKPARETIGVSALALGAAIEITVIAHKRKE